The sequence below is a genomic window from Lolium perenne isolate Kyuss_39 chromosome 7, Kyuss_2.0, whole genome shotgun sequence.
GTGCCGCGGACGGCGGAGAACTTCCTGGCGCTGTGCGCGAGCGGCTACTACGACGGCACCATCTTCCACCGCAACATCAAGGGGTTCATGGTCCAGGGCGGCGACCCCACGGGCACCGGCAAGGGCGGCGCCTCCATCTGGGGCGGCAAGTTCGCCGACGAGTTCCGCGAGGCGCTCAAGCACGGCGCCAGGGGGATCATGTCCATGGCCAACTCCGGGCCCAACACCAACGGCAGCCAGTTCTTCATCACCTACGCCAAGCAGCCCCACCTCAACGGCCACTACACCGTCTTCGCCAAGGTCATCCACGGCTTCGAGGTGCTCGACCTCATGGAGAAGACCCCCAACGGGCCCGGCGACCGCCCGCTCGCCGAGATCAGGCTCAACCGCGTCACCGTGCACGCCAACCCCATCGCCGGGTAGGGCAAGTTGAGGCATCTTCTTTGCTGCTGATTGCTCCCATGCCTCTGTTGCTATCTAGTTTTTGCTCGTACTGCAAGTGTTTGGTTAAATGCTTTGGTCGCCTGTGAATGCTCATCTACCTGAACAATTTACGCTGCAGAATTTGCTGAATGTTTTGCTGATCTGTACACCCTGCATTGGTCTTGCCTGTGATTTCTAACTATGATGGACATGAGAGAATACAACGATCAATTGTGATGAATTTCAGAATTACGTTATTGAACTGTGGTATGCGGTCTAACTGTGGAGTGTGGTTCACCATTGGCATGATTCGGCTGTTGTGACCTCTCATGCCTCTAATCTGATGATTTCTTGTTCTTGCTGTTGCCTTCTTGATCTTGTAGGAGGTTGGTTAATCTAGGGACTGGAATTTTACCTATCTGGTCATGTGGTATCATTGCTTTCCTGAAATTTAGTCTGATCAGTGATGTTGCAAGTGTTCGGTTAAATACTTGACTGGCTTGTGATTGTTCATCTACCTGAAGATTGTTGTTGCAAGAACATCATGGCACGCTGCATTGTTTGCCCGTGCATCTGCAGACTCGCCATTCGATTTCTAAATTATGCTGTTGAACGAatgcaatgatttggtgtcatCGGTTCCAGAATTTGACATGATCTTAATTGTTGTTTGTTGGCTTCAACTGTGGGTGTGGTTCACTGTTGAGTGTTGACATTAATCATATCGCCCTCTTTATCCAGTCTTGCTTGGAACATGAAAATCGTGCAGGGGCGAGGGTGAAGAACATTATGATCAAAATACTACACTTATTTTTTTGGGTCTGATCAAAGTACTACTCCGTAATATTTATGGTAAAATTAAACAGATCAAAACAACATAATAACATGACATATCTACAGTTGGAAAATATGAGTTGCATAGAATATTTTGGTGAACACTAATCATCAAAAGTAAATTGCCTGACGGTTTGAATAGCCGGAACATTTCACATTGGGCAAAAGTGGCCTGAAAGGGAAAATAATTTCACAATATCCGTGAATTAAACTTAAACACATGATAATTTCAGTGCCGTAAGAAGTTTGACCATGAAAGCTTTCAAATTTACCAATCGAGATCTACAGCTACTGCCTGCGCACATGGCCGGCGGCAGGGCAACCGGCGCATGCGCTTGAGTCGCTTTGGCCGATGCTCATTTTCAGAGTAGCCCATCTCAAGCCGGCATTTCGACCATGGGTACGCTGCCCATGGACACCCGATCCGAATGGGTAGGGTATAGGTCTCGATGTTCGTCCATGAAAACGATCTATGGGCAACCCGATTAATCGTGGGTCGGCATGAGTATCAGTCTATGCCCACGTATTGTCCGATGGATCACCCGATTAATATTACTAATTAAAACAATTGAATTATTTTGTATGGTAGTGGGCTATGATACACATACATTATACATGTAGACAGTATACATCGTTTACACACAAAGCTCTTGTATCCAGACACCAAACATGTGCATATTAGTACTACTTGCAGTCACAGAGCCATGAACGGGAACACACCACTCTTCGTCCTTGCAGCCCAACAATATGCCGATGTGTTCTAATTAAATATTTGGTTGAGTCAAACTCTTCATTTTTTTGTACCGATGGGTTTGAGCATGAGTCTCATTCATTACCCATGGGTAGGATCGTGGATCACAGGTGTACCTAATAAGGATGATGAGCATGGTTCTAGTTTAGGTTGACCCGACCAAACCCGACCCATTACCAGCCTGCCATCCAAGCACAGAGGTCGATCCATTGGTCAAAATAGAGTCCATCGAAGTCTTAACTTGTCATAATTCTTGGCTATTTCTTTCTATGACTAAATTGTTAGTTACCACTTACCACGCTGTGGCATACATGATATGACCCTTGTCTAAAACAAATAGAGCAGGCAAAACATATTCATGCATGAACTCTCTTCTTCTTTTGTGGAAGGCTCATGCTAGAACATTGACAAAAGCCCAGGAACCCTCTGACCAGAAGACTAACAGTACTAGTCATTTTAGTAGTCAGACTATACAATGATCGGACAAGAATACCTCGAGTTGCTACAATTACATTTCCACGGTCCAGTGAGGCAGTGACACAGCAGCAGTTCGGGGTTCAGAAAGTGAGGGCCTAAAgcaccccaaaaacacaaaattcTACCTAAATCCCAAATACCCAATCACATCCCTGCCTCCCAGTAAGTAGACTTTAGGGGATGCAAGAGAAGCAACCCTTGCCTGATCTCCACCCTTTACAACTTGAATCATGCACTCATCGCCGTTCATCAATAGGAGCGCCGGAGCTACCTGATGGTGATGTACCGGTTCGTGCCATGCTTGGCCCAGTGGTCCTTGAGGTCCACCGATGTCGAGAGATCGTGGCCTTCAGCTGCTAACCGGCTGAGAAGTTTTGTGAATGCGCTGCCGCTCATCTTTCTTCCCCCCATGCGAGCGTGGCGCTTGTTGGGCATCACCGGGAGCGGGTACATGGACATGCTCATGGTGCAGCAGGACGACTGCCACCCACCATTGCCCCACTTGTAGCACTGTCGTAGGTTTCCTGTGCACGAGCAGGCAGGTGCGGGCATGGATGACTCGTCAAATGCAACCTGGTTAAGACCAAGGTCCTGGTCCTTCCACTCGTTCTTCATCACAGAAACGCGAGCTGGATCCTCACCGACACTGGGCATTCCGACATCTCGCCAGTCACCAGTGGCTTTCTTGGTTTTCCGGAGCACACCTGATGGCCTCTTCAATGGAGATGCTTGGGAACTATTTTTGTTGGGCTTCTTTGCCTTTCCAGCACTCCCTGGGGCTGTTGAGATAGGGTATGCATCTGATATGTGCATTTCCCTCGCATGATCATATGGAGAATCTGCCAGTTGCAGTGGTGATGATTGATCATGGGAATGCTGGTCATGGTGTTGGAAGTTCTTCGTTCCACTGAGAGATTCTTGGTTGAATCCGTTCCCGTTATTCACATTAAATCCATTTGCACGGGCTAGTTCAAGCGCAGCAAGGGCATTGTCTCGTTCGACGATTGCAGCATTCCGTTCAGCCATTGCAGAGTCCCGCTGGGCAAATGCCATGTCTCTCTCAGCCATGGCAGCTTTCTTCTCTGCCAGAGCATGGTCTCTTTGCATAATGGCATTGTCTCTCTCAGTCATTAGTGCCAGGAGGTTCATACTGTGGTGATCCCTTATTTGCCTTTGGGGCATCATCCACTGAAACATAGAGGAGGTATAATATGGTCAAAAAAAATTCAGAGAGCAAGTCTTTGTGAGAATTATATTTAGAAAAAAATACAGCGTCGCATTAGTGATATATGTATGCAGTACATGTAATGATGTCAAGTTTAAGGCCACACATTTCCAAGATAATTTTAGGTCTTTCTCTTCACTCTTGGGCATGGTTGTTTCAATTCTACCATTTGCTCGGAGAACAAAACATGATGCAGCTTTTCCGTTGATAGCTCATCACCATGAACGAATGAAATTTCTGCTATGACGTTTGATCAGTCCTTCATTTGGAGAAACTATAGGGATGCTATGTACATTAGCTGATTATCAAGGACATGAAAATGACAAGCAATGACCTTCATACTTTGCTACACGTGAATAGCCTTATAGTACAAAATTGGAACCTTTTTTTTAGTTGAACAGTAACCTACACTATTTCGATAATGAAGTCGCTGTAAAAATTCTTTCTAACTGGCCTCATCTTTGCATGTTCTTGTAATCGGACTTTTGGGTTTCCAATAAAGCTGAGTAATTTGCCTTATGTTTACAAAAAAAAGCATGTATACTCTTCAAGCACTCATCTACAGCATATGATTTGATTATGCCCTTAACAAAGGTTTGTTACAGGACAATGCTCACTGGCAGAAGACAAAACAAATCAATGTACTGTGCTATGATTATTCATGAACTTTATCTTCTAGGTGTCAAAGAAACAAATATAAATCTAAAATCCTGCCCAAGAAATATTCATGGAATTACACAAA
It includes:
- the LOC127311474 gene encoding barley B recombinant-like protein D, which gives rise to MDNLGHRENGRQRVDPYKGLHTQWMMPQRQIRDHHSMNLLALMTERDNAIMQRDHALAEKKAAMAERDMAFAQRDSAMAERNAAIVERDNALAALELARANGFNVNNGNGFNQESLSGTKNFQHHDQHSHDQSSPLQLADSPYDHAREMHISDAYPISTAPGSAGKAKKPNKNSSQASPLKRPSGVLRKTKKATGDWRDVGMPSVGEDPARVSVMKNEWKDQDLGLNQVAFDESSMPAPACSCTGNLRQCYKWGNGGWQSSCCTMSMSMYPLPVMPNKRHARMGGRKMSGSAFTKLLSRLAAEGHDLSTSVDLKDHWAKHGTNRYITIR
- the LOC127311476 gene encoding peptidyl-prolyl cis-trans isomerase CYP18-1 yields the protein MSVTLHTNLGDIKCEVFCDQVPRTAENFLALCASGYYDGTIFHRNIKGFMVQGGDPTGTGKGGASIWGGKFADEFREALKHGARGIMSMANSGPNTNGSQFFITYAKQPHLNGHYTVFAKVIHGFEVLDLMEKTPNGPGDRPLAEIRLNRVTVHANPIAG